The Saprospiraceae bacterium genome contains the following window.
CTAATAAACAATGCGAGGTTTTTAATTTTAAATCAAAGCAAATCGTTTGCCCTCGTCAAATAAGTATTTTAGGTACAAAAAGCTAATACATATTAAGCTCCGGCAATCATTGCAGCCTATTAAAATCGAAGTATGGCAAGATTTATTATTTTTTCAAAGCTTCGTAAGCCGCATCGAGTTGATTGTAAAAAGCCTCTCCAAATCGGCGGATAAGTGCAGCTTTTACAAACCGGAAAAGAGGCATTTTATGTTCCTGGCCGAGTTTACATCCTGCTTTACAGATATCCCATTCATCGTAGTTGATCGCAATAAACCCCTGGGATTTATTTTCTTTGATCCGAATGGGATATAAATGACAGGAAATGGGTTTTTGAAATTCACAAGCGCCTGCTTTATGTGCTTGTTCTATACCACAAACAGCAATTCCATGTTCATCCTTATTCATAAAAACGCAAGCGCCATCCTCCATGAGGCTGGTACCCCAGGATTTATTTTCTCGATAATAGCTATAAAGTCCTACTTTTTCAATCTGATTTTGAGAATCGGTGTTCAAAAAAGGCTTAAAGTCCTCGTAGCAGTTTTCCAGAATCGTTTTTTCTGCCAGTGTTAGTGGAGCTCCAAAATCCCCTTCATAACAGCAAGCGCCCTTGCATTTATCCAAGGCACAGATAAATTGATTTTCCAGGACTTCGTCACTGATCAGGATGTTATCGATCATCAACATCCTGCAAAGCTAAGCAGCTTGTATTAATTTTAGAAAATCAGGAAGATTCCATCCAACCGGTTAAAATTGGGCTATTTCACAAAAAAAATCTTTTTCTTTTCGTAATTCAAAAACATTATACTTTTGCGCTTTGTTTTTCGACAGGAATAGTTACAGTAAGTAGGATGGATCGCCTTAAAACATTATTTAAATCCCAATTAA
Protein-coding sequences here:
- a CDS encoding DUF3109 family protein translates to MLMIDNILISDEVLENQFICALDKCKGACCYEGDFGAPLTLAEKTILENCYEDFKPFLNTDSQNQIEKVGLYSYYRENKSWGTSLMEDGACVFMNKDEHGIAVCGIEQAHKAGACEFQKPISCHLYPIRIKENKSQGFIAINYDEWDICKAGCKLGQEHKMPLFRFVKAALIRRFGEAFYNQLDAAYEALKK